The sequence ACCATAAATTATTTATAATATAATTGATAAGTATAATAGTACGTGAATAATTATGGTGCTTGTTCTTCAACGTAAAGATCAAACAAGTATTGTCTGCCGACCGGCGATCAACAAACGTTCTGTTTTCATGAATAAAGGAAAAACACTGCAGATGATGATTGCTGTGGGCGCAATTATAACCGGTATTTTACTCATCATCCATTAGAAACTAGTGCATACGACCCCGATATCATTTGAGCATACAAGTACTTGAAGCAGTGGCTGCTCACCAAATCATTGTAGGTATTACGTTGTACATATTTTTATACCTTCTTTTTTTCTGACGAAACCTATATAAAACAGGAATGACTAATAGTAACATAGTGACAGAGTATCAAGGATTTCTGAGACGATGATTAGCATTAAAATGTACCGGCAGGGCGAGGATCTTGTCATTGGCGCCTGTGACGAGGAACTCCTAGGAAAAAAATTCACAAAAGGAAAACTCCAAATCGACTGCTCGCGGCAATTTTATGATGGAGATCGAGTTTCAATCAAGGCTTTTGAAAAAATCATCACAGATGCAACAATTGCAAATTTAGTTGGCAAGAAAACCGTGTCTAGTGCAGTGAAACTTGGTTTAATTGATCCCCAGTGTATTCTAACCATCAAGGGTGTTCCTCATGCCCAAATGATTCGAATGCTATAACTTCCTTTTTATCCCAGTATCTCAGCAGCAAATAGCAGATTTTGTGCAGATGGAATGACTGCAGATTCAAGAGAAAAGCTGGCTTGTCAAATCTTTACAACGAATTAGAATACGACCAGAAGCACATATAACAAAACTTGTAGGTGATCCTGGATATAAATTACGCGTGGGCGATTATAGAGTTATTTTAGAAATTGAAAAAGAAAAACTAGTCATTCTTGTTTTAATCATCGGTCATAGAAAAAACATTTATGGAAACATGTAAGGTGCTGGGTGTAGGCCGTAAGCCTCTTTCTGTTTTTCATTTGTTTTTTAACATCTCAATTTTTTTCACCATGTTATCATAATGAGTGCCCATCCAATATATTTTACAACATTTTGGACATAGGTGAAAGCAGGTATGTTTTTTGAAAATAGAATCAGGAACTTTTCCTATCACTTGTTGTTTGTCGATCGGTTGAAGAATCGAATTACACAACACACACCTAGTGAGTACATACTGCTGATCATATGGTAGTCTTTGAAGAACTGTCTGTAATTGTGCATCAACGTTTGTAGTCGGAAGAAATACTGAAGGATGATGATATTTTTGTGCCTTCTGATAAAGGAGTTTGTCTCGAGTAATAAGCAATCGTTGTTCTTTGAGTGCAGTATCAAGTAACGATTCATCAGAGATGGTTTCTGAGATATAGAT is a genomic window of Candidatus Thermoplasmatota archaeon containing:
- a CDS encoding type II toxin-antitoxin system RelE/ParE family toxin encodes the protein MTKLVGDPGYKLRVGDYRVILEIEKEKLVILVLIIGHRKNIYGNM
- a CDS encoding Mut7-C RNAse domain-containing protein; translation: MKIICDQMLGSLATWLRILGFDTIYISETISDESLLDTALKEQRLLITRDKLLYQKAQKYHHPSVFLPTTNVDAQLQTVLQRLPYDQQYVLTRCVLCNSILQPIDKQQVIGKVPDSIFKKHTCFHLCPKCCKIYWMGTHYDNMVKKIEMLKNK
- a CDS encoding DUF424 family protein, giving the protein MISIKMYRQGEDLVIGACDEELLGKKFTKGKLQIDCSRQFYDGDRVSIKAFEKIITDATIANLVGKKTVSSAVKLGLIDPQCILTIKGVPHAQMIRML